The following coding sequences are from one Triticum dicoccoides isolate Atlit2015 ecotype Zavitan chromosome 4A, WEW_v2.0, whole genome shotgun sequence window:
- the LOC119288044 gene encoding peroxisomal membrane protein 11-5-like, with product MASVDTVRGDLGLVVLYLSKAEARDKICRAIQYGSKFLSNGQPGPAQNVDKSTSLARKVFRLFKFVNDLQALISPPAKGTPLPLILLGKSKNAMLSTFLFLDQIVWAGRTGVYKNKERAEFLGRIAFYCFLGSNTCTTIIELAELQRLSKSMKKLEKDLKHQELHKNEQYRMKLQKSNERLLALIKSSLDIVVAVGLLQLAPKKVTPRVTGAFGFASSLIACYQLLPAPARSK from the exons ATGGCCTCAGTGGACACCGTCAGAGGGGATCTTGGCCTGGTTGTTTTGTACCTAAGCAAGGCTGAGGCAAGAGATAAGATCTGTAGGGCTATACAATATGGATCCAAGTTCTTGAGCAACGGACAGCCAGGACCTGCACAGAATGTCGACAAATCAACTAGTCTAGCTCGGAAAGTTTTCCGCCTGTTTAAG TTTGTTAATGATCTCCAAGCTCTGATTAGTCCCCCTGCCAAAGGAACTCCACTTCCACTGATCTTACTTGGAAAG TCGAAGAACGCGATGCTGTCAACTTTCCTCTTTCTGGACCAAATTGTTTGGGCTGGGAGAACAGGAGTATACAAG AACAAGGAGCGAGCGGAGTTCCTTGGCAGGATAGCATTTTATTGCTTTCTCGGATCTAATACCTGTACTACCATCATCGAG CTAGCGGAGCTTCAGCGGCTTTCCAAATCGATGAAGAAGTTAGAGAAGGACCTCAAGCACCAAGAGCTGCACAAG AACGAGCAGTATCGGATGAAGCTGCAGAAGTCCAACGAGAGGCTGCTCGCCCTCATCAAATCGAGCCTCGACATAGTTGTTGCGGTGGGGCTCCTGCAACTTGCCCCGAAAAAGGTCACTCCTCGCGTCACAGGGGCCTTTGGGTTCGCTAGCTCGCTCATCGCCTGTTACCAG TTGCTTCCAGCCCCAGCCAGATCCAAGTGA